From the Ictalurus furcatus strain D&B chromosome 19, Billie_1.0, whole genome shotgun sequence genome, one window contains:
- the wnt5b gene encoding protein Wnt-5b — protein MDVGMRQTHSASAGVHLLLALTLLACNSHLLVQANSWWSLAMNPIQRPEMYIIGAQPLCSQLTGLSQGQKKLCQLYQDHMVYIGEGAKTGIKECQYQFRQRRWNCSTVDNTSVFGRVMHIGSREAAFTYSISAAGVVNAVSRACKEGELSTCGCSRAARPQDLPRDWLWGGCGDNVNYGYRFAREFVDAREREKNYPKGSIDHARTLMNLQNNEAGRMAVVNLASVSCKCHGVSGSCSLKTCWLQLADFRRVGEFLKEKYDSATSMRINRRGKLEQVNQRFNAPTSDDLVYIDPSPDYCLRNESTGSLGTHGRLCNKTSEGMDGCELMCCGRGYDQFKTYKHERCHCKFHWCCYVKCKRCTSLVDQFVCK, from the exons ATGGATGTCGGAATGAGGCAGACGCACAGCGCCTCGGCAGGAGTCCACCTACTGCTGGCTCTCACACTGCTCGCCTGTAACTCTCACCTTCTGGTGCAGGCGAACTCGTGGTG GTCTTTGGCCATGAACCCTATCCAGAGGCCAGAGATGTACATCATAGGCGCACAGCCTCTTTGCAGCCAGCTCACAGGTCTGTCTCAGGGCCAGAAGAAGCTGTGCCAGCTCTACCAGGACCACATGGTGTACATCGGCGAAGGCGCAAAGACGGGCATCAAGGAGTGCCAGTATCAGTTCAGACAGAGGAGGTGGAACTGCAGCACGGTGGACAACACATCTGTATTCGGCCGTGTCATGCACATAG GCAGCAGGGAAGCGGCGTTCACGTACTCCATCAGTGCAGCCGGTGTGGTGAACGCGGTGAGCCGAGCATGTAAGGAAGGCGAGCTCTCGACGTGCGGCTGCAGCCGAGCCGCTCGGCCTCAAGACCTGCCGAGAGACTGGCTGTGGGGCGGCTGCGGGGATAACGTCAACTACGGATACCGCTTCGCTCGGGAGTTCGTGGACGCCCGAGAGCGAGAGAAGAACTACCCCAAGGGCTCGATAGATCATGCACGCACGCTTATGAACCTGCAGAACAATGAGGCTGGCCGAAtg GCGGTAGTCAATCTGGCCAGCGTGTCGTGTAAGTGCCACGGCGTCTCCGGTTCCTGCAGTCTGAAGACTTGCTGGTTACAGCTGGCTGACTTCCGGCGTGTGGGTGAGTTCCTGAAGGAGAAGTACGACAGCGCTACGTCCATGCGCATCAACCGGCGCGGCAAGCTGGAGCAGGTGAACCAGCGCTTCAACGCTCCCACCTCCGATGACCTGGTGTACATCGACCCGAGCCCGGACTACTGCCTGCGCAACGAGAGCACGGGCTCGCTGGGAACACACGGCCGTCTCTGCAACAAGACCTCGGAGGGCATGGACGGCTGTGAGCTGATGTGCTGCGGCCGCGGATACGACCAGTTCAAGACCTACAAGCACGAGCGCTGCCACTGCAAGTTCCACTGGTGCTGCTACGTCAAGTGCAAACGTTGCACGTCACTCGTCGACCAGTTCGTCTGCAAGTAA